The following are encoded together in the Humulus lupulus chromosome 5, drHumLupu1.1, whole genome shotgun sequence genome:
- the LOC133834122 gene encoding aluminum-activated malate transporter 10 has translation MAPEKEVSGQVQWSIRITDDSTKVLAPERGLASKFFHGLKGLIIWLFSKPAKFLHNAWKIGCNDPRKVIHCLKVGIALTAVSFFYYMRPLYDGVGGTAMWAVMTVVVVFENTVGATLYKCVNRICGTLLAGFAAIGVHWIARHSGDKFEPYIVGVFVFFLASAATFSRFIPSVKSRFDYGTMIFILTFSFVSISGYRVEKLFDLAHQRLSTIIIGTSLCILIIMTICPIWAGQELHTLITRNMDKLGDSLDGCMADYFSDNNSKESEKSYKCVLSSKAAEDTMANFARWEPAHGRFNFRHPWYQYLEIAAAMRGCAYCIEAFNGCLKSENKAPEQLKKQLSNICLEVSSNSTSVIKEVATMMKTMKKSSRIDFLVEQMNTAVQELQKDLKSFPGVSIPVPMPEDAPPPPPTFSQDDKKTEAANDSSNGAAAASAPVAVPLMEIIPLVTLTSLLIEITVRIKSTVNSVEKLADLAHFRPVTDEKVKKDNKPDNNKIVGQDQHKEDETLRTLQRV, from the exons ATGGCTCCAGAGAAGGAAGTAAGTGGTCAAGTGCAGTGGAGCATAAGAATCACAGATGACTCAACCAAAGTTTTAGCTCCAGAAAGAGGCCTTGCCAGCAAATTTTTTCATGGTCTGAAAGGTCTGATCATATGGCTCTTTTCGAAACCGGCGAAATTCCTGCATAATGCTTGGAAAATAGGCTGCAATGATCCAAGAAAAGTTATCCATTGTTTGAAAGTAGGGATAGCTCTCACTGCTGTCTCTTTCTTCTACTATATGAGGCCTCTCTATGATGGTGTTGGAGGAACTGCTATGTGGGCAGTTATGACAGTTGTTGTAGTTTTCGAAAACACAGTAG GTGCAACACTTTACAAGTGTGTGAACAGAATTTGTGGAACTCTTTTAGCTGGATTTGCTGCCATTGGAGTCCACTGGATTGCTAGGCATTCAGGAGATAAATTTGAGCCTTACATTGTGggagtttttgtattttttttag CTTCTGCAGCAACTTTCTCTAGATTTATTCCATCAGTAAAATCCCGGTTTGATTATGGAACTATGATCTTCATCCTCACCTTCAGCTTCGTTTCGATTTCTGGTTACCGAGTAGAAAAGTTGTTCGATTTGGCTCATCAAAGATTATCCACCATAATCATTGGAACTTCATTGTGCATTCTTATAATTATGACTATTTGTCCCATTTGGGCTGGCCAAGAGCTCCATACACTCATCACCAGGAACATGGACAAGCTTGGTGACTCACTTGATG GTTGTATGGCTGATTACTTTAGTGACAACAACAGCAAAGAATCTGAGAAAAGCTACAAATGTGTGCTGAGTTCAAAAGCTGCAGAAGATACTATG GCCAATTTTGCTAGGTGGGAACCTGCACATGGCCGCTTCAACTTTCGACATCCATGGTACCAGTACCTGGAAATCGCAGCAGCAATGCGAGGCTGCGCTTATTGCATAGAAGCTTTTAATGGCTGCCTAAAATCTGAAAATAAG GCACCAGAGCAACTAAAGAAGCAACTGAGCAACATTTGTTTAGAAGTAAGCTCCAactctacaagtgttataaaagAGGTAGCTACCATGATGAAGACAATGAAGAAATCATCTAGAATAGATTTCTTAGTTGAGCAAATGAACACTGCAGTTCAAGAGCTCCAAAAAGACTTGAAATCTTTTCCTGGTGTGTCCATTCCAGTGCCAATGCCTGAGGatgctcctcctcctcctcctacttTTTCTCAAGATGATAAGAAAACCGAGGCCGCGAATGATTCGAGCAATGGAGCTGCAGCAGCCTCAGCCCCAGTTGCAGTCCCTCTCATGGAGATAATTCCTTTGGTTACCTTAACATCTTTGTTGATTGAAATAACTGTAAGGATTAAAAGCACTGTTAATTCAGTAGAAAAACTTGCAGACTTGGCTCATTTTCGACCTGTGACTGATGAGAAGGTAAAAAAAGATAATAAGCCTGATAACAACAAGATTGTTGGGCAAGATCAACATAAAGAAGATGAAACCTTGAGAACCCTTCAAAGGGTTTAG
- the LOC133778671 gene encoding transcription factor bHLH157, giving the protein MGEAENSSVLRRTLKSLCVSNGWSYGVFWCFDQRNPMLLSLEDAYFEDPVGAVIENMLLKVHMLGEGIIGQTALNGKYQWIQADGPSGEWNSFRSTENKHTFQDDSEVCYQFSSGIKTIVVVPVEPRGLVQFGSTEKISERLDFVDQTMRLFQETENLDVFSTLENANSYEKVETYDINGLFASLISSQNSSNEFIPVFGDDNYKQSGENNCSALNSNQCSPSVSDIHCEKMTFSNKSAAFLDKQLQVAGREVDDFFCDRSISLLEQAFSFNSDSAATKSCISTRSSEYPTLASLNQELVSESRIQDSSDAILLRGNSLAPCKIQEDASLYSAGNVMDNQQQQQPLSSDFATQSCLSEKANCLNRFPEKLFEEFEPADFRTDLFNIGQLDDLSQWFASSPDQTINQMINALNGDLTQLVESTTSTSASLAGGDMAIQQHQAKSTQSYVKHTLSAEEQEKSGIIQGDENDIMMPLVASNYPSTSSASGKCISGLNPTSTSGPRKGLFSELGIEELLAGSNNSTCLTKSNLEDESSSSPLKRRKIESSSVSSNQSHLSRFADSNGNMSLLQYNMEKTTNSLVNQKELPKSQVGLWIDDSYSIIGASSSTVLSQSQMAEEPKKVVRKRARPGESTRPRPKDRQLIQDRIKELRGIIPSGGKCSIDSLLDRTIKYMLFLQGVTKYADKLKQSNKPKLINNDNGAVPRDNNTSSSAGGVTWAFEVGGQSMACPIIVEDLSPPGQMLIEMLCEEHGFFLEIADIIRGFGLSILKGVMEVRGNKIWAHFIVEASSHVTRIDVFWSLVQLLQQTSTTDGIDSKILPSNVVMDGGIPLFDNYQKPSLPPPICLTETLH; this is encoded by the exons ATGGGTGAAGCTGAGAACAGTTCAGTGCTTAGAAGAACACTCAAGAGTCTTTGTGTTAGTAATGGTTGGTCTTATGGCGTTTTCTGGTGTTTCGACCAAAGAAATCCcat GCTGTTGTCTCTTGAAGATGCCTACTTTGAGGACCCAGTTGGAGCTGTCATTGAAAATATGCTATTAAAAGTCCATATGCTTGGAGAAGG AATTATTGGTCAAACTGCTTTAAATGGGAAGTACCAATGGATTCAAGCTGATGGGCCAAGTGGGGAATGGAATTCCTTCAGATCTACTGAAAATAAACACACATTTCAg GATGATTCTGAGGTTTGCTATCAGTTTTCCTCTGGAATAAAG ACCATTGTGGTAGTACCGGTTGAACCACGAGGACTAGTACAGTTTGGATCTACTGAGAAG ATATCTGAAAGATTGGACTTTGTGGATCAAACAATGAGGCTCTTTCAGGAAACCGAAAATCTTGATGTGTTTAGCACATTGGAAAATGCTAATTCATATGAAAAAGTAGAAACCTATGACATAAATGGATTGTTTGCTTCCTTAATCTCATCCCAAAATTCGAGTAACGAGTTCATTCCAGTTTTTGGTGATGACAATTACAAACAGTCTGGGGAAAACAATTGCTCTGCATTGAACTCTAATCAATGCTCGCCTTCTGTATCTGATATTCATTGTGAAAAGATGACATTTTCAAACAAAAGTGCAGCTTTTCTTGATAAGCAGCTGCAAGTTGCTGGAAGAGAAGTGGATGACTTCTTCTGTGATAGATCCATATCACTGTTGGAGCAGGCGTTTTCTTTTAACAGTGATTCTGCTGCTACAAAATCTTGCATCAGTACTAGAAGTAGCGAATATCCTACTCTGGCTTCATTGAATCAAGAGTTGGTATCTGAATCAAGGATTCAAGATTCTTCAGATGCAATTCTTTTACGAGGAAATTCTCTCGCGCCTTGCAAAATTCAGGAGGATGCTTCTTTGTACAGCGCTGGAAATGTGATGGACAATCAGCAACAGCAGCAGCCCTTGTCCTCAGATTTTGCAACCCAAAGTTGTCTTTCTGAAAAAGCTAATTGCTTGAACCGATTTCCTGAGAAGTTATTCGAGGAGTTTGAGCCAGCGGATTTCAGAACAGATCTCTTTAATATCGGGCAATTGGATGATCTTTCCCAGTGGTTTGCCTCATCACCGGATCAGACCATTAATCAAATGATAAATGCCTTGAATGGTGATCTGACACAATTGGTTGAAAGTACTACTTCAACATCTGCTTCTCTTGCTGGAGGTGATATGGCAATCCAACAACACCAAGCCAAATCTACTCAAAGCTATGTTAAGCATACACTCAGTGCTGAAGAACAAGAGAAATCTGGTATCATTCAGGGTGATGAAAATGATATTATGATGCCACTAGTGGCCAGTAATTACCCGTCTACAAGTTCTGCATCAGGAAAATGCATCTCGGGGTTGAATCCAACATCCACATCTGGTCCCCGAAAAGGGTTGTTCTCAGAGCTAGGAATTGAAGAACTTTTGGCTGGATCAAATAATTCTACCTGTTTAACTAAatcaaatttggaggatgaaTCATCATCATCCCCACTGAAAAGGAGGAAAATAGAAAGCTCATCTGTGAGCAGTAATCAATCTCACTTGTCAAGGTTTGCTGACTCTAATGGTAACATGAGTTTGTTGCAATATAACATGGAGAAGACAACAAACAGTCTTGTAAACCAGAAGGAGCTTCCAAAATCACAGGTTGGCTTATGGATTGATGATAGCTATAGCATCATTGGTGCAAGCAGCAGCACTGTTCTATCACAATCACAGATGGCTGAGGAGCCTAAAAAGGTTGTCAGGAAGAGGGCAAGGCCAGGGGAGAGTACTCGGCCTAGACCAAAGGATCGTCAGCTAATCCAAGACCGAATCAAAGAGTTGAGAGGGATCATTCCTAGTGGGGGAAAG TGTAGCATTGATTCTTTGTTGGACCGGACAATCAAATACATGCTTTTCTTGCAAGGCGTGACAAAATATGCTGACAAGCTCAAGCAATCCAACAAGCCTAAG TTAATCAACAATGACAATGGCGCGGTTCCAAGAGACAACAACACCAGTAGCAGTGCTGGTGGGGTTACATGGGCTTTCGAAGTTGGGGGTCAATCGATGGCTTGCCCCATTATCGTTGAGGACCTTAGTCCACCTGGCCAAATGCTTATTGAG ATGCTTTGTGAGGAACATGGATTCTTTCTCGAGATAGCTGACATTATTCGAGGCTTTGGTTTAAGTATATTGAAAGGAGTAATGGAAGTACGTGGGAACAAGATATGGGCTCATTTTATTGTTGAG GCAAGTAGTCATGTAACAAGAATCGACGTATTCTGGTCGCTTGTCCAGCTTCTTCAGCAAACAAGTACTACTGATGGGATTGATTCAAAAATTCTGCCAAGTAATGTTGTTATGGATGGTGGAATTCCTCTATTCGACAATTACCAGAAACCAAGCTTACCTCCTCCAATCTGCTTGACCGAAACACTTCACTGA